The following proteins come from a genomic window of Labeo rohita strain BAU-BD-2019 chromosome 25, IGBB_LRoh.1.0, whole genome shotgun sequence:
- the gnaia gene encoding guanine nucleotide binding protein (G protein), alpha inhibiting activity polypeptide a codes for MGCTLSSDDKSAQERSKMIDKNLRDDGEKASREVKLLLLGAGESGKSTIVKQMKIIHEAGYSEEECKQYRAVVYSNTIQSIIAIIRAMGRLKIDFADPGRADDARQLFVLAGSADEGYMTSELSGIIQRLWKDGGVQACFSRSREYQLNDSASYYLNDLDRISSPSYVPTQQDVLRTRVKTTGIVETHFTFKDLHFKMFDVGGQRSERKKWIHCFEGVTAIIFCVSLSDYDLVLAEDEEMNRMHESMKLFDSICNNKWFTDTSIILFLNKKDLFDDKIKRSPLTICFPEYTGSSTYEDAAAYIQCQFEDLNKRKDTKEIYSHFTCATDTKNVQFVFDAVTDVIIKNNLKDCGLF; via the exons ATGGGGTGCACCCTGAGCTCGGACGACAAGAGCGCCCAGGAGAGGAGTAAAATGATTGACAAAAACCTGAGGGATGATGGAGAGAAAGCGTCGAGAGAGgtcaagctgctgctgctgg GGGCTGGTGAATCTGGAAAGAGTACAATTGTCAAACAGATGAA AATCATCCATGAAGCAGGCTACTCAGAGGAAGAGTGCAAACAGTACAGAGCTGTGGTCTACAGCAACACAATCCAGTCCATCATCGCCATCATAAGGGCCATGGGCCGCCTGAAGATTGACTTTGCAGATCCCGGACGAGCT GATGACGCAAGGCAGCTGTTTGTGCTGGCTGGCTCGGCGGATGAGGGATACATGACGAGCGAGCTGTCAGGAATCATCCAGCGGCTGTGGAAGGATGGTGGCGTTCAGGCTTGTTTCAGTCGCTCCAGAGAGTACCAGCTCAATGACTCTGCCTCATA CTACCTGAATGACCTAGACAGAATATCCAGTCCTTCCTATGTCCCAACTCAGCAAGATGTCCTGAGGACCAGAGTGAAGACCACCGGTATTGTGGAGACCCACTTCACTTTCAAGGACCTTCACTTCAA AATGTTTGATGTGGGCGGCCAGAGATCTGAGAGGAAGAAATGGATCCACTGTTTTGAGGGAGTGACCGCAATCATCTTCTGCGTGTCTCTCAGCGACTATGACCTCGTCCTGGCTGAAGATGAGGAAATG AACCGAATGCATGAGAGCATGAAGCTGTTCGACAGCATCTGCAACAACAAGTGGTTCACGGACACTTCCATCATCCTGTTTCTCAACAAGAAGGATCTGTTTGACGACAAGATCAAAAGAAGCCCGCTTACTATTTGTTTCCCTGAGTATACTG GATCCAGCACGTATGAGGACGCAGCCGCTTACATTCAGTGTCAGTTTGAGGACCTGAATAAGAGGAAGGACACCAAGGAGATCTACTCCCACTTCACCTGCGCCACCGACACCAAGAACGTGCAGTTCGTCTTTGACGCCGTCACTGACGTCATCATCAAAAACAACCTTAAGGACTGTGGGCTCTTCTAA